In the Bacillus shivajii genome, one interval contains:
- a CDS encoding glycosyltransferase family 4 protein — protein sequence MKVALAHFRVGETDGVSLEMEKWKLVLEQLGHEAFFIAGSSGESEAYVIEELHYQNPVNNKFVKNCYDRLEDYDTADGLKEDILNYAKIIEDKLVYMIEKESVDMLIPNNIWSLGWGLPAGIAFTNAVKKTGVKVVAHHHDFHWERERYSNPTCEFVNDLLEEYFPPDLPQVTHAVINRIAQGELRERKNIPSNVVPNVFDFTEDPWGEDEYNRDFKESIGIGENDVYVLQATRIAERKAIELGVDVVSELQNEENLKQLKKFGLYDGRSFNEDSKIVYVMAGLPEASDEYIKQLIEKAKNAGVDMRFVNDKIESARTTVDGDKKYSLWDAYVHADFITYPSILEGWGNQLLEGIYAKKPMVIYEYPVYVTDLKDKGFQFASLGDTHEGEETEIVTVSEEKVQEAASEVLKTLIDPEYRENAVQKNFEIGKKHFSYAALKDCVENLVGLTKKH from the coding sequence ATGAAGGTGGCATTAGCGCATTTTCGTGTAGGGGAGACGGATGGTGTTTCTCTTGAAATGGAAAAATGGAAGTTAGTCCTTGAGCAGTTAGGACATGAAGCTTTCTTTATAGCTGGAAGTAGTGGTGAGTCAGAGGCATATGTGATTGAGGAACTTCATTACCAAAATCCAGTTAACAATAAGTTCGTGAAAAACTGTTACGATCGTCTAGAAGACTATGACACGGCCGACGGATTAAAAGAAGATATTTTAAATTATGCGAAGATTATCGAGGATAAGCTCGTTTATATGATCGAAAAAGAAAGCGTTGACATGCTTATCCCGAATAATATTTGGTCTTTAGGATGGGGCTTGCCAGCTGGCATTGCTTTTACAAATGCCGTTAAAAAGACAGGTGTAAAAGTGGTTGCGCACCACCATGATTTTCACTGGGAAAGGGAGCGCTATTCGAATCCGACGTGTGAATTTGTTAATGACTTACTAGAAGAGTACTTCCCTCCCGACTTACCACAAGTGACACACGCAGTCATTAACCGAATCGCTCAAGGTGAGCTGAGAGAACGCAAAAATATTCCTTCAAATGTCGTTCCAAACGTCTTTGATTTTACAGAAGACCCATGGGGCGAAGATGAGTATAACCGTGACTTCAAAGAAAGTATTGGTATAGGTGAGAATGATGTGTACGTTTTACAAGCAACAAGAATTGCTGAAAGAAAGGCAATTGAGCTTGGGGTTGACGTTGTTAGTGAGTTGCAAAATGAGGAAAACTTGAAGCAACTAAAAAAGTTCGGTTTATATGACGGAAGGTCGTTTAATGAAGACAGCAAGATTGTTTATGTAATGGCAGGTTTGCCTGAGGCAAGTGACGAGTACATCAAACAGCTCATTGAAAAGGCGAAAAACGCTGGTGTCGATATGCGTTTCGTAAATGATAAAATTGAGTCGGCTCGTACAACAGTTGATGGCGATAAGAAATATTCTTTATGGGATGCGTATGTTCATGCGGACTTCATCACTTACCCAAGCATTCTAGAAGGATGGGGAAACCAACTTTTAGAAGGGATTTATGCGAAAAAGCCGATGGTTATTTACGAATATCCTGTGTATGTGACTGACTTGAAAGATAAAGGGTTCCAATTTGCGTCTTTAGGTGATACGCACGAGGGTGAAGAGACTGAAATTGTTACCGTTTCTGAGGAAAAAGTACAAGAAGCAGCTAGTGAAGTTTTGAAAACATTGATCGACCCAGAGTATAGAGAAAATGCCGTTCAAAAGAACTTTGAAATTGGTAAAAAACATTTCTCGTATGCGGCTTTGAAAGACTGTGTAGAAAATTTAGTAGGTTTAACAAAAAAACATTGA
- a CDS encoding leucine-rich repeat domain-containing protein, translating to MLKKRFVNVFLSLLLLFPFALPVLEEQVNAAEGGDDSEQAILSAQDIEVVNEAVFLVWFLKGNKIDAADFTITINEELMEDTESELSIEKNPDDEYWQYTYQLRSEHFQDIKNYEMIVESEYLEGGQIDFFLSEEGIPYLFGDNDESESEQSTEDQAEIYDRSISYQGEEVVLTWNVHFHKEINRNDFHLSLMGESLDDEIYVNHLSEDHWDYTYHLSTDHFESGWTYDVVLWSEKLAQTEVFFEIDTSYMDLPEENTDSQQPTDAEEYDEEDIVTIPNEELRAAIYEQLSMEIGATITKQHLEQLTSFHFYGSNYDLTGLEYATELEGLTLYNEESLDLKILSDFSNLTYLSIDAPNVSNKEVISELTSLQTLRFYAGESFDDLSLVEPLENLTLLSSPGGSIQDLTPLRDLHKLERLQLPRNEITNIEPLKDLVELEVLTLGSNFIKDISALSNLNGLQQLYLESNEIKEVSPINGLDNLYYLTLEDNMVSQIEDLSGVSNLQHLDLSENNLQDISFVQGLDQLESLSLSENRIVNVDALNELSRLSSVVLDGNYIEDINLLPNTLFQLRVENNSISNIEHLAELSDLAVLSIFHNDLDLSDESTSNLLAQLSESLFFIKYEDYIYIQEVTSESVTIMINEQEAENMEKLVIRVGDQEKKVLKNDFGNFEYTINDLKPSTDYDVVVKMYSSTYGESEYSRRVSTLSSPKEEEPKEEEEPKEEEPKEEEEPKESEPVVIKPVVSEDRIAEISDDDVASAVEGTSFSVDVSESEATSERVEVKFSNKQIDSLRERNVPTVEVNKGSVGMDIPLNHLNTDEGETSFRMEKREAAERPSFKAVGDIYSFNIQKSGKDVSDFGDEPVTLTFPVNIDEITSSGHLSVWYYNEETDDWEDQGGTYQDGVVTAQVHHFSTFGVFESATSEEEEKENKDSESQEPEKSEDESASSPESGISESDSSDGQIEDEEERDVEGEFLSVNDERVSSDEVNTDGETSAEDADYDEKNDDSTSESDKTDSTPSGETTQEPESEGALSANEEYNTSNGFLYIFAVVIMLAAGAAIFIYKRKQAA from the coding sequence ATGTTAAAAAAGAGATTTGTAAATGTATTTTTATCATTATTACTACTATTTCCTTTTGCATTACCTGTATTAGAAGAACAGGTAAATGCTGCGGAAGGTGGGGATGACAGTGAGCAAGCTATATTGTCGGCGCAAGATATAGAAGTTGTTAATGAAGCTGTTTTTTTAGTCTGGTTCTTAAAAGGAAATAAGATTGATGCTGCAGATTTTACGATCACTATTAATGAGGAATTGATGGAGGATACTGAATCTGAGTTAAGTATTGAAAAGAATCCTGATGATGAGTATTGGCAATATACATATCAACTGAGAAGCGAGCACTTTCAAGACATAAAGAATTATGAAATGATTGTGGAAAGTGAATATCTAGAAGGCGGACAAATTGACTTTTTTTTAAGTGAGGAAGGTATTCCGTATTTATTTGGAGATAATGATGAATCAGAAAGTGAGCAAAGTACTGAGGATCAGGCAGAAATATACGATAGGTCTATTTCTTATCAAGGTGAAGAAGTTGTCCTTACGTGGAATGTGCACTTTCATAAAGAAATTAACCGTAACGATTTTCACTTAAGCTTAATGGGGGAATCACTCGATGATGAGATTTATGTAAATCATTTATCTGAAGATCATTGGGACTATACATATCATCTATCTACTGATCATTTTGAAAGCGGATGGACGTATGACGTTGTTCTTTGGAGTGAAAAGTTAGCCCAGACAGAAGTGTTTTTTGAAATCGATACTAGTTATATGGACCTTCCTGAAGAAAATACTGATTCGCAACAGCCGACAGATGCTGAAGAATATGATGAAGAGGATATTGTAACAATTCCTAATGAAGAACTTAGAGCTGCGATTTACGAACAATTAAGTATGGAAATTGGTGCAACAATAACGAAACAGCACTTAGAGCAGCTGACAAGTTTCCATTTTTACGGAAGCAACTACGATCTAACTGGTTTAGAATATGCAACTGAACTTGAAGGGCTAACTTTATATAATGAGGAGAGCTTGGACCTAAAAATACTATCGGATTTCTCGAACTTAACGTATTTGTCTATAGATGCACCTAATGTTAGCAATAAAGAAGTTATTTCTGAGTTAACGAGTCTTCAAACTTTACGTTTCTATGCCGGAGAATCATTTGATGATCTTTCTTTAGTTGAACCGTTAGAAAATTTAACGTTACTTTCTTCTCCAGGTGGATCTATTCAAGACTTAACACCACTAAGGGACTTACATAAACTGGAAAGGTTACAATTACCTAGAAATGAAATTACAAATATTGAACCCTTAAAAGATTTAGTAGAATTGGAAGTGCTGACATTGGGTTCAAATTTTATTAAAGACATTTCTGCACTTTCAAATTTAAATGGTCTTCAGCAATTATACTTAGAATCTAACGAAATTAAAGAAGTTAGTCCAATTAATGGTTTAGATAACCTATACTATTTAACCCTTGAAGATAATATGGTTTCGCAAATAGAAGACTTATCAGGTGTTTCAAACTTACAGCACTTAGACTTAAGTGAAAACAACCTTCAGGACATTTCTTTTGTTCAAGGTTTGGATCAATTAGAATCACTTTCATTAAGTGAAAATCGAATAGTTAACGTAGATGCCTTGAATGAATTAAGTCGTTTAAGTTCGGTAGTATTGGATGGCAACTATATTGAAGATATTAATTTGTTACCTAACACCCTTTTTCAATTAAGGGTTGAAAATAATTCTATATCGAATATTGAACATTTAGCTGAGTTATCAGATCTAGCTGTCCTTTCAATTTTTCATAACGACCTTGATTTATCTGATGAATCAACATCAAATTTGCTAGCTCAATTAAGTGAAAGCTTATTTTTCATAAAGTACGAAGATTACATTTATATTCAAGAAGTCACCTCTGAAAGTGTAACGATCATGATTAATGAACAAGAAGCAGAAAATATGGAAAAATTGGTTATTAGAGTAGGGGATCAAGAGAAAAAAGTATTAAAAAACGACTTCGGAAATTTTGAGTATACAATTAATGATCTTAAACCTTCAACGGATTATGACGTTGTTGTAAAAATGTACTCTTCAACGTATGGCGAAAGTGAATATTCTCGTCGTGTATCTACTTTAAGTAGTCCAAAGGAAGAAGAGCCAAAAGAAGAGGAAGAACCGAAAGAAGAAGAGCCAAAAGAAGAGGAAGAACCAAAGGAAAGTGAACCAGTAGTCATTAAGCCTGTCGTAAGCGAAGACCGTATTGCTGAGATTAGTGACGATGATGTGGCGAGTGCTGTAGAAGGGACGTCTTTTTCAGTAGATGTATCCGAGTCTGAGGCAACGTCAGAAAGAGTGGAAGTTAAGTTCTCTAATAAACAAATTGATAGTTTAAGAGAACGCAATGTTCCTACAGTTGAAGTAAATAAAGGCAGTGTAGGTATGGACATTCCCCTGAATCATCTGAATACAGATGAAGGTGAGACAAGTTTCCGTATGGAAAAAAGAGAAGCTGCAGAGCGTCCTTCATTTAAGGCAGTTGGTGACATTTATTCTTTTAATATACAAAAGTCCGGAAAAGATGTCAGTGATTTTGGAGATGAGCCAGTAACTCTTACCTTCCCTGTTAATATTGATGAAATAACAAGCAGTGGTCATTTAAGTGTCTGGTATTACAATGAAGAAACAGATGACTGGGAAGATCAAGGCGGTACGTATCAGGATGGCGTTGTTACAGCACAGGTACATCACTTCAGTACTTTTGGTGTATTTGAGTCAGCAACTTCAGAAGAAGAGGAAAAAGAGAATAAAGATTCTGAATCACAAGAGCCTGAAAAAAGTGAGGACGAATCAGCTTCTTCACCTGAAAGCGGGATTTCTGAAAGTGACTCCTCAGACGGGCAAATAGAAGATGAAGAGGAGCGTGATGTAGAGGGAGAATTCTTATCAGTGAATGATGAACGTGTCTCAAGCGACGAAGTGAACACTGATGGAGAAACCTCAGCTGAAGATGCTGACTATGATGAAAAAAACGATGATTCCACGTCAGAAAGTGATAAAACTGATAGTACACCTTCAGGTGAAACCACCCAAGAACCGGAATCTGAAGGAGCGTTATCAGCGAATGAGGAATATAATACGTCAAATGGCTTTTTGTACATTTTTGCAGTGGTCATTATGTTAGCAGCAGGAGCAGCAATATTTATCTATAAAAGAAAACAAGCAGCATAG
- a CDS encoding N-acetylmuramoyl-L-alanine amidase: MVKKNHSRIVVFFLFFVVSTILIVPSAAANNFSDVNLDEINRLTDDEFVSGFPDGKFHPNRSVTRAEAIAMIARTLDLNEEQRTTPFIDVPDSHYASGVIASAYETGLAVGVSAELFEPEAGLTRAQAAAFLTRAYDMESIQSRVSFRDVPKSHFAYDVIGELSSSGVTVGFTDGTFRPDENITRRDFAVLLARTIYPELRREYTPPRFQPNPNTIATAEVVNAPDGLNIRTGPGASYGVLEKLTNHTKVRVLDTVNNWAKLDYKDGVAYASLSYLQVKSTTDLAPLLGKTIVVDPGHGGTDPGAVANNLRESDVVLDISLVLQRKLQMAGANVVMIRETDVYPTITQRVNLANSSTAHAFVSVHANASIYESAHGTETFWNDNHHGAASQQLAAYVQRHLIDQLQTRDRRVKHGGFGVISHTIMPSILAEVGFITNRAEADRIRTFEFKEKSAEGIYKGLIEFFN; encoded by the coding sequence TTGGTTAAAAAAAATCATAGTAGGATTGTTGTATTTTTCCTGTTTTTTGTTGTATCTACGATATTAATTGTGCCAAGTGCAGCAGCTAATAATTTTTCTGATGTAAATTTAGATGAGATTAATAGATTAACAGATGATGAGTTTGTAAGTGGTTTTCCAGATGGGAAGTTTCACCCTAATCGTTCGGTTACTCGTGCAGAAGCAATTGCGATGATTGCTCGTACGTTAGACCTGAATGAAGAGCAGAGAACGACACCGTTTATAGATGTGCCTGATTCTCATTATGCATCCGGGGTGATCGCTTCGGCCTATGAGACAGGCCTTGCTGTTGGAGTTTCAGCGGAATTGTTTGAGCCTGAGGCTGGACTAACAAGAGCTCAAGCTGCGGCATTCCTTACTAGGGCTTATGATATGGAATCGATTCAAAGTCGCGTATCGTTTAGAGATGTACCTAAAAGTCACTTTGCTTATGATGTTATCGGTGAATTATCAAGCAGTGGAGTGACAGTAGGTTTTACTGATGGTACGTTTCGCCCTGATGAAAACATTACGAGAAGAGATTTCGCTGTTTTATTAGCAAGAACGATTTATCCGGAATTACGAAGAGAGTATACACCTCCTAGGTTTCAACCGAATCCGAATACGATAGCTACAGCCGAGGTCGTGAACGCACCAGATGGTTTAAACATTCGTACAGGTCCAGGGGCTAGTTATGGTGTTCTTGAGAAGTTGACAAATCATACTAAAGTTCGAGTTCTAGATACAGTAAATAATTGGGCAAAGCTTGATTATAAAGATGGCGTAGCTTATGCCTCACTAAGTTACTTGCAAGTGAAATCTACAACAGATCTTGCACCACTTTTAGGAAAAACAATAGTCGTTGACCCTGGACATGGTGGAACAGACCCAGGAGCTGTCGCAAACAACTTAAGAGAAAGTGATGTCGTTCTTGATATATCCTTAGTTTTACAAAGGAAACTGCAAATGGCAGGTGCTAACGTTGTGATGATACGCGAAACAGATGTATATCCAACAATTACGCAGAGGGTTAACCTTGCAAACAGTTCGACTGCACATGCTTTTGTAAGTGTTCACGCGAATGCATCAATTTATGAATCTGCTCATGGTACAGAAACGTTCTGGAATGACAATCATCATGGTGCGGCAAGCCAGCAACTAGCTGCGTATGTACAACGGCATTTAATCGATCAACTACAAACAAGAGACCGTCGTGTTAAACACGGTGGGTTCGGTGTAATTAGTCATACCATAATGCCTAGTATCTTGGCTGAGGTTGGTTTTATTACAAATAGAGCTGAAGCTGACCGAATTCGTACCTTTGAATTTAAGGAAAAATCAGCAGAAGGTATCTATAAAGGTCTCATTGAATTTTTTAATTAA
- a CDS encoding polysaccharide deacetylase family protein, translated as MALLKTSFSIFTTAFIIFSTFIVFFTFDSTANSVHATTKSDGDRTIYGYVKDGRTLIPVQAISEHLEANFEYNRVDGIVDITLEKQEVNFYVNKPYYTTDLEIHEMLTEPVLIHEQLYIPARYLFDSLNIPFHNDSKNNKIHVTNKQTELTIHVKPMTSAYHYQPEHIYCLMYHDIAPKKNISTEYTQVSPERFTEQIEALIDAGFETISDEDIVKYREDSSYKLPQKPLLITFDDGYRSNYEYAYPILKELGYRATIYPNVERNDSENERYLTWDQMREMTSSGVINIQTHSYDHHHFIEGYDGIERAIYINRKHNESIDDYLTRIQFDLILAKERIEEELGPTVHSLAFPYGYYNEKLIEVAKNVGYDTFFTIHYNVNTREGLNDQLVHRINVPEYFTGKTLIEKLLNTEPR; from the coding sequence ATGGCTTTACTAAAAACGAGCTTTTCTATATTTACTACTGCTTTCATTATATTTTCGACATTTATCGTTTTTTTTACTTTTGACAGTACAGCTAACTCTGTACACGCAACCACAAAGTCAGACGGGGATAGAACGATATACGGATATGTAAAAGATGGACGAACGCTCATTCCAGTTCAAGCTATCTCCGAGCATTTAGAAGCTAATTTCGAATATAATCGCGTTGATGGCATAGTCGATATTACCTTAGAAAAACAAGAAGTAAACTTTTACGTTAATAAACCGTACTATACAACAGATCTCGAGATTCATGAAATGCTGACAGAGCCGGTACTAATTCATGAACAGCTATACATTCCGGCAAGGTATTTATTCGACTCCTTAAATATTCCTTTTCATAATGATAGTAAAAACAATAAAATTCATGTCACCAACAAACAAACTGAATTGACAATCCACGTTAAGCCTATGACTAGCGCATATCATTATCAGCCTGAACATATATACTGTTTGATGTACCATGACATCGCCCCCAAAAAAAATATAAGTACAGAATATACACAAGTTAGTCCCGAACGTTTTACTGAACAAATCGAGGCTCTCATAGATGCAGGATTTGAGACAATCTCCGATGAAGACATTGTAAAATATCGAGAGGATTCTAGTTATAAATTACCACAAAAACCCCTATTAATTACATTCGATGACGGTTACCGAAGTAATTATGAATACGCTTATCCAATATTAAAGGAACTAGGGTACAGAGCAACAATCTATCCAAATGTTGAAAGGAATGATTCAGAAAATGAAAGATACTTAACGTGGGATCAAATGAGAGAAATGACCTCCTCTGGAGTCATTAATATTCAAACACACTCTTACGATCACCACCACTTCATTGAAGGGTACGATGGAATAGAACGTGCAATCTATATTAACCGGAAACACAATGAATCAATTGACGATTATTTAACAAGGATCCAATTCGACCTTATACTAGCTAAAGAACGAATCGAGGAAGAGTTAGGACCGACTGTTCATTCGCTCGCCTTCCCTTACGGGTATTATAATGAAAAATTAATTGAAGTAGCTAAAAATGTTGGCTACGATACATTTTTTACGATCCACTACAATGTCAATACACGGGAAGGATTGAATGATCAACTTGTACATCGCATCAACGTCCCAGAGTACTTCACAGGCAAAACTTTAATTGAAAAATTATTGAATACTGAACCTAGGTAA
- a CDS encoding glutathione ABC transporter substrate-binding protein, with amino-acid sequence MFKSKTLKAGVFSTALALVLIGCASEPEQDATAGAEGETEIDTGTEELDVGENDLVVGVQSDASSLDPHLTSDVPSGNIQSNIYETLTKHNSDMELEPLLATEWEAIEENVWEFTLREDVYFHDGSEFNAEVVKANIERILSDEVGSPRTILVGIIEDVNVVDEYTVQFVTEDPFAPLPAHFAHYGISMISGEVIEGDNEAVADGGQYGDYVNENPVGTGYFTFNTWDSGSQIVLDKNEDYWGEKVSVDSVTFKVVPEDLTRVGELETGVSHIIDPVNASDISRLEGNDRVSPYIRNAASISYLGFNLEKEPFDNPKVRRAIAKVIDKEAILDGILEGTGEEAFGPINDTNFGYSENVDKIERDVDAAKDLLAEAGYEDGFEASLWTNDSRERIDIAELAQAELAQIGIDVSIEVLEWGAFLDETDAGAHDMLILGLSLGTGDADYPLHMLFHSDNIGIGNSVRMADPVFDEMLYEARIEQDQDTRLALYEDITNYLIEKTPKVFLYHPSHVMGVSDQVEGFWSDASGIYQLQDVELN; translated from the coding sequence ATGTTTAAAAGTAAGACGCTAAAGGCCGGTGTTTTTTCAACAGCATTGGCACTTGTACTAATAGGGTGTGCGAGTGAACCAGAACAAGATGCTACAGCAGGGGCTGAAGGAGAAACAGAAATAGACACAGGAACAGAAGAATTAGATGTAGGAGAAAACGACCTTGTCGTCGGTGTACAATCTGATGCATCATCATTAGATCCGCATCTAACGAGTGATGTTCCTTCAGGAAACATTCAGTCGAATATTTATGAAACGTTAACAAAACATAATTCAGATATGGAGCTTGAACCGCTTCTAGCAACAGAATGGGAAGCAATCGAAGAAAATGTTTGGGAATTTACGCTTCGTGAAGATGTCTATTTCCATGATGGGTCTGAATTTAATGCAGAAGTTGTAAAAGCAAACATAGAGAGAATCTTAAGTGATGAAGTTGGCTCCCCACGTACAATTCTTGTTGGGATCATTGAAGACGTTAATGTCGTTGACGAATATACCGTGCAGTTTGTAACAGAAGATCCATTTGCACCACTTCCGGCGCACTTTGCGCACTATGGCATTAGCATGATTAGTGGCGAAGTGATTGAAGGAGACAATGAAGCTGTCGCTGATGGTGGTCAGTATGGTGACTATGTGAACGAAAACCCAGTCGGGACTGGTTACTTCACGTTTAATACGTGGGACAGCGGTTCCCAAATTGTTTTGGATAAAAATGAAGACTACTGGGGTGAAAAAGTAAGTGTTGACTCTGTCACATTTAAAGTTGTCCCAGAAGATTTAACGCGTGTTGGTGAATTAGAAACTGGCGTATCACATATCATCGATCCGGTAAACGCGAGTGACATCTCTCGTTTAGAAGGTAATGATCGTGTTAGTCCTTACATCCGTAATGCCGCGAGTATTTCTTACCTTGGTTTTAACTTAGAAAAAGAACCGTTTGATAATCCGAAAGTACGTCGCGCAATTGCAAAAGTAATTGATAAAGAGGCCATTCTTGATGGAATCTTAGAAGGTACTGGGGAAGAAGCATTCGGACCAATTAATGATACAAACTTCGGTTACAGTGAAAACGTTGATAAAATTGAGCGTGACGTTGATGCTGCGAAAGACCTTCTCGCTGAAGCAGGCTATGAAGATGGTTTTGAAGCATCATTATGGACAAACGATAGCCGCGAGCGTATTGATATTGCAGAGCTTGCGCAAGCGGAGTTAGCGCAAATTGGAATTGATGTAAGCATCGAAGTGCTTGAGTGGGGCGCGTTTCTCGATGAAACAGACGCTGGTGCACACGACATGTTAATTCTTGGCCTATCTCTTGGGACAGGTGATGCAGACTATCCGTTACACATGCTCTTCCACTCTGACAATATCGGAATTGGAAACAGTGTAAGAATGGCAGACCCTGTATTTGATGAGATGTTATACGAAGCACGTATCGAACAAGACCAGGATACTCGATTAGCTCTATATGAAGACATCACAAACTATTTAATTGAAAAAACACCAAAGGTATTCTTATATCACCCATCTCACGTGATGGGAGTGAGTGACCAAGTCGAAGGATTCTGGTCAGACGCATCAGGGATTTATCAACTGCAAGATGTAGAGTTGAACTAG